A section of the Jaculus jaculus isolate mJacJac1 chromosome 6, mJacJac1.mat.Y.cur, whole genome shotgun sequence genome encodes:
- the Rnf44 gene encoding RING finger protein 44 isoform X1: MRPWALAVTKWPPCVPVGQWQLSTGLSITPGQLRGSSTGASSLWCSLGPPTQDEHLPSQQPLPRPSHLLLEEHRASAPAGRSPRMLHPATQQSPFMVDLHEQVHQGPVPLSYTVTTVTTQGFPLPTGQHIPGCSAQQLPACSVMFSGQHYPLCCLPPPQLIQACTMQQLPVPYHTYPHLISSDHYILHPPPPPAPPPQPAHMAPLGQFVSLQTQHPRMPLQRLDNDMDLRGDQHPLGSFTYSTSAAGPALSPSVPLHYLPHEPLHQELSFGVPYSHMMPRRLSTQRYRLQQPLPPPPPPPPPPSYYPSFLPYFLSMLPMSPTTMGPTISLDLDVDDVEMENYEALLNLAERLGDAKPRGLTKADIEQLPSYRFNPDSHQSEQTLCVVCFSDFEVRQLLRVLPCNHEFHAKCVDKWLKANRTCPICRADASEVPREAE; this comes from the exons ATGAGACCATGGGCTCTCGCAGTGACTAAGTGGCCACCCTGTGTCCCCGTGGGTCAGTGGCAGTTATCGACAGGACTCAGCATCACTCCAGGCCAGCTCcggggaag TTCTACTGGGGCTTCCTCTCTGTGGTGCAGCCTTGGCCCGCCTACCCAGGATGAGCACTTACCCTCCCAGCAGCCACTGCCCCGACCATCACACCTCCTTCTAGAGGAGCACCGAGCCTCAGCTCCTGCCGGCAGGAGCCCCCGAATGCTGCACCCAGCCACCCAGCAGAGCCCGTTCATGGTTGATCTCCACGAGCAG GTGCACCAGGGACCTGTCCCTTTGTCCTACACAGTCACCACGGTGACCACCCAAGGCTTCCCCTTGCCTACAGGCCAACACATCCCTGGCTGCAGTGCCCAGCAGCTCCCAGCATGCTCCGTGATGTTCAGCGGGCAGCACTACCCCCTCTGCTGCCTCCCACCCCCG CAGCTGATCCAGGCATGTACCATGCAGCAGCTCCCAGTACCCTATCACACCTACCCCCACCTCATATCCAGTGACCACTACATCCTGCACCCTCCGCCGCCACCGGCCCCACCACCCCAGCCCGCCCACATGGCTCCTCTTGGACAATTTGTATCCCTGCAGACCCAGCACCCACGGATG CCCCTGCAGCGGCTTGACAATGATATGGACCTGCGGGGAGACCAACACCCTCTGGGCAGCTTCACTTACTCCACCTCTGCAGCTGGCCCAGCCTTGTCCCCGTCTGTGCCCCTGCACTACCTGCCCCATGAGCCGCTGCACCAGGAGCTGTCCTTTGGTGTG CCGTATTCCCACATGATGCCACGAAGACTGAGCACACAGAGATACCGCCTGCAACAGCCGCTgcccccaccacccccaccaccacccccgccTTCATATTACCCCAGCTTTCTGCCCTACTTCCT CTCAATGCTGCCAATGTCACCAACAACAATGGGACCCACCATCAGCCTGGATCTGGATGTGGACGACGTGGAGATGGAGAACTATGAG GCCCTCCTGAACCTGGCTGAGCGGCTGGGAGATGCCAAGCCCCGGGGCCTCACCAAAGCAGACATAGAGCAACTCCCGTCATACCGCTTTAACCCTGACAGCCATCAGTCTGAACAGACGCT GtgtgtggtctgcttcagtgacttTGAGGTGCGGCAGCTGCTCCGAGTCCTTCCCTGCAACCATGAGTTCCACGCCAAGTGTGTTGACAAGTGGTTGAAG GCTAACCGGACCTGTCCCATATGCCGGGCCGATGCCTCCGAGGTGCCCAGGGAGGCTGAGTGA
- the Rnf44 gene encoding RING finger protein 44 isoform X3 — MRPWALAVTKWPPCVPVGQWQLSTGLSITPGQLRGSSTGASSLWCSLGPPTQDEHLPSQQPLPRPSHLLLEEHRASAPAGRSPRMLHPATQQSPFMVDLHEQVHQGPVPLSYTVTTVTTQGFPLPTGQHIPGCSAQQLPACSVMFSGQHYPLCCLPPPQLIQACTMQQLPVPYHTYPHLISSDHYILHPPPPPAPPPQPAHMAPLGQFVSLQTQHPRMPLQRLDNDMDLRGDQHPLGSFTYSTSAAGPALSPSVPLHYLPHEPLHQELSFGVPYSHMMPRRLSTQRYRLQQPLPPPPPPPPPPSYYPSFLPYFLSMLPMSPTTMGPTISLDLDVDDVEMENYEALLNLAERLGDAKPRGLTKADIEQLPSYRFNPDSHQSEQTLDFEVRQLLRVLPCNHEFHAKCVDKWLKANRTCPICRADASEVPREAE; from the exons ATGAGACCATGGGCTCTCGCAGTGACTAAGTGGCCACCCTGTGTCCCCGTGGGTCAGTGGCAGTTATCGACAGGACTCAGCATCACTCCAGGCCAGCTCcggggaag TTCTACTGGGGCTTCCTCTCTGTGGTGCAGCCTTGGCCCGCCTACCCAGGATGAGCACTTACCCTCCCAGCAGCCACTGCCCCGACCATCACACCTCCTTCTAGAGGAGCACCGAGCCTCAGCTCCTGCCGGCAGGAGCCCCCGAATGCTGCACCCAGCCACCCAGCAGAGCCCGTTCATGGTTGATCTCCACGAGCAG GTGCACCAGGGACCTGTCCCTTTGTCCTACACAGTCACCACGGTGACCACCCAAGGCTTCCCCTTGCCTACAGGCCAACACATCCCTGGCTGCAGTGCCCAGCAGCTCCCAGCATGCTCCGTGATGTTCAGCGGGCAGCACTACCCCCTCTGCTGCCTCCCACCCCCG CAGCTGATCCAGGCATGTACCATGCAGCAGCTCCCAGTACCCTATCACACCTACCCCCACCTCATATCCAGTGACCACTACATCCTGCACCCTCCGCCGCCACCGGCCCCACCACCCCAGCCCGCCCACATGGCTCCTCTTGGACAATTTGTATCCCTGCAGACCCAGCACCCACGGATG CCCCTGCAGCGGCTTGACAATGATATGGACCTGCGGGGAGACCAACACCCTCTGGGCAGCTTCACTTACTCCACCTCTGCAGCTGGCCCAGCCTTGTCCCCGTCTGTGCCCCTGCACTACCTGCCCCATGAGCCGCTGCACCAGGAGCTGTCCTTTGGTGTG CCGTATTCCCACATGATGCCACGAAGACTGAGCACACAGAGATACCGCCTGCAACAGCCGCTgcccccaccacccccaccaccacccccgccTTCATATTACCCCAGCTTTCTGCCCTACTTCCT CTCAATGCTGCCAATGTCACCAACAACAATGGGACCCACCATCAGCCTGGATCTGGATGTGGACGACGTGGAGATGGAGAACTATGAG GCCCTCCTGAACCTGGCTGAGCGGCTGGGAGATGCCAAGCCCCGGGGCCTCACCAAAGCAGACATAGAGCAACTCCCGTCATACCGCTTTAACCCTGACAGCCATCAGTCTGAACAGACGCT tgacttTGAGGTGCGGCAGCTGCTCCGAGTCCTTCCCTGCAACCATGAGTTCCACGCCAAGTGTGTTGACAAGTGGTTGAAG GCTAACCGGACCTGTCCCATATGCCGGGCCGATGCCTCCGAGGTGCCCAGGGAGGCTGAGTGA
- the Rnf44 gene encoding RING finger protein 44 isoform X4, which yields MRPWALAVTKWPPCVPVGQWQLSTGLSITPGQLRGSLGPPTQDEHLPSQQPLPRPSHLLLEEHRASAPAGRSPRMLHPATQQSPFMVDLHEQVHQGPVPLSYTVTTVTTQGFPLPTGQHIPGCSAQQLPACSVMFSGQHYPLCCLPPPQLIQACTMQQLPVPYHTYPHLISSDHYILHPPPPPAPPPQPAHMAPLGQFVSLQTQHPRMPLQRLDNDMDLRGDQHPLGSFTYSTSAAGPALSPSVPLHYLPHEPLHQELSFGVPYSHMMPRRLSTQRYRLQQPLPPPPPPPPPPSYYPSFLPYFLSMLPMSPTTMGPTISLDLDVDDVEMENYEALLNLAERLGDAKPRGLTKADIEQLPSYRFNPDSHQSEQTLCVVCFSDFEVRQLLRVLPCNHEFHAKCVDKWLKANRTCPICRADASEVPREAE from the exons ATGAGACCATGGGCTCTCGCAGTGACTAAGTGGCCACCCTGTGTCCCCGTGGGTCAGTGGCAGTTATCGACAGGACTCAGCATCACTCCAGGCCAGCTCcggggaag CCTTGGCCCGCCTACCCAGGATGAGCACTTACCCTCCCAGCAGCCACTGCCCCGACCATCACACCTCCTTCTAGAGGAGCACCGAGCCTCAGCTCCTGCCGGCAGGAGCCCCCGAATGCTGCACCCAGCCACCCAGCAGAGCCCGTTCATGGTTGATCTCCACGAGCAG GTGCACCAGGGACCTGTCCCTTTGTCCTACACAGTCACCACGGTGACCACCCAAGGCTTCCCCTTGCCTACAGGCCAACACATCCCTGGCTGCAGTGCCCAGCAGCTCCCAGCATGCTCCGTGATGTTCAGCGGGCAGCACTACCCCCTCTGCTGCCTCCCACCCCCG CAGCTGATCCAGGCATGTACCATGCAGCAGCTCCCAGTACCCTATCACACCTACCCCCACCTCATATCCAGTGACCACTACATCCTGCACCCTCCGCCGCCACCGGCCCCACCACCCCAGCCCGCCCACATGGCTCCTCTTGGACAATTTGTATCCCTGCAGACCCAGCACCCACGGATG CCCCTGCAGCGGCTTGACAATGATATGGACCTGCGGGGAGACCAACACCCTCTGGGCAGCTTCACTTACTCCACCTCTGCAGCTGGCCCAGCCTTGTCCCCGTCTGTGCCCCTGCACTACCTGCCCCATGAGCCGCTGCACCAGGAGCTGTCCTTTGGTGTG CCGTATTCCCACATGATGCCACGAAGACTGAGCACACAGAGATACCGCCTGCAACAGCCGCTgcccccaccacccccaccaccacccccgccTTCATATTACCCCAGCTTTCTGCCCTACTTCCT CTCAATGCTGCCAATGTCACCAACAACAATGGGACCCACCATCAGCCTGGATCTGGATGTGGACGACGTGGAGATGGAGAACTATGAG GCCCTCCTGAACCTGGCTGAGCGGCTGGGAGATGCCAAGCCCCGGGGCCTCACCAAAGCAGACATAGAGCAACTCCCGTCATACCGCTTTAACCCTGACAGCCATCAGTCTGAACAGACGCT GtgtgtggtctgcttcagtgacttTGAGGTGCGGCAGCTGCTCCGAGTCCTTCCCTGCAACCATGAGTTCCACGCCAAGTGTGTTGACAAGTGGTTGAAG GCTAACCGGACCTGTCCCATATGCCGGGCCGATGCCTCCGAGGTGCCCAGGGAGGCTGAGTGA
- the Rnf44 gene encoding RING finger protein 44 isoform X2 — MRPWALAVTKWPPCVPVGQWQLSTGLSITPGQLRGSSTGASSLWCSLGPPTQDEHLPSQQPLPRPSHLLLEEHRASAPAGRSPRMLHPATQQSPFMVDLHEQVHQGPVPLSYTVTTVTTQGFPLPTGQHIPGCSAQQLPACSVMFSGQHYPLCCLPPPLIQACTMQQLPVPYHTYPHLISSDHYILHPPPPPAPPPQPAHMAPLGQFVSLQTQHPRMPLQRLDNDMDLRGDQHPLGSFTYSTSAAGPALSPSVPLHYLPHEPLHQELSFGVPYSHMMPRRLSTQRYRLQQPLPPPPPPPPPPSYYPSFLPYFLSMLPMSPTTMGPTISLDLDVDDVEMENYEALLNLAERLGDAKPRGLTKADIEQLPSYRFNPDSHQSEQTLCVVCFSDFEVRQLLRVLPCNHEFHAKCVDKWLKANRTCPICRADASEVPREAE; from the exons ATGAGACCATGGGCTCTCGCAGTGACTAAGTGGCCACCCTGTGTCCCCGTGGGTCAGTGGCAGTTATCGACAGGACTCAGCATCACTCCAGGCCAGCTCcggggaag TTCTACTGGGGCTTCCTCTCTGTGGTGCAGCCTTGGCCCGCCTACCCAGGATGAGCACTTACCCTCCCAGCAGCCACTGCCCCGACCATCACACCTCCTTCTAGAGGAGCACCGAGCCTCAGCTCCTGCCGGCAGGAGCCCCCGAATGCTGCACCCAGCCACCCAGCAGAGCCCGTTCATGGTTGATCTCCACGAGCAG GTGCACCAGGGACCTGTCCCTTTGTCCTACACAGTCACCACGGTGACCACCCAAGGCTTCCCCTTGCCTACAGGCCAACACATCCCTGGCTGCAGTGCCCAGCAGCTCCCAGCATGCTCCGTGATGTTCAGCGGGCAGCACTACCCCCTCTGCTGCCTCCCACCCCCG CTGATCCAGGCATGTACCATGCAGCAGCTCCCAGTACCCTATCACACCTACCCCCACCTCATATCCAGTGACCACTACATCCTGCACCCTCCGCCGCCACCGGCCCCACCACCCCAGCCCGCCCACATGGCTCCTCTTGGACAATTTGTATCCCTGCAGACCCAGCACCCACGGATG CCCCTGCAGCGGCTTGACAATGATATGGACCTGCGGGGAGACCAACACCCTCTGGGCAGCTTCACTTACTCCACCTCTGCAGCTGGCCCAGCCTTGTCCCCGTCTGTGCCCCTGCACTACCTGCCCCATGAGCCGCTGCACCAGGAGCTGTCCTTTGGTGTG CCGTATTCCCACATGATGCCACGAAGACTGAGCACACAGAGATACCGCCTGCAACAGCCGCTgcccccaccacccccaccaccacccccgccTTCATATTACCCCAGCTTTCTGCCCTACTTCCT CTCAATGCTGCCAATGTCACCAACAACAATGGGACCCACCATCAGCCTGGATCTGGATGTGGACGACGTGGAGATGGAGAACTATGAG GCCCTCCTGAACCTGGCTGAGCGGCTGGGAGATGCCAAGCCCCGGGGCCTCACCAAAGCAGACATAGAGCAACTCCCGTCATACCGCTTTAACCCTGACAGCCATCAGTCTGAACAGACGCT GtgtgtggtctgcttcagtgacttTGAGGTGCGGCAGCTGCTCCGAGTCCTTCCCTGCAACCATGAGTTCCACGCCAAGTGTGTTGACAAGTGGTTGAAG GCTAACCGGACCTGTCCCATATGCCGGGCCGATGCCTCCGAGGTGCCCAGGGAGGCTGAGTGA
- the Rnf44 gene encoding RING finger protein 44 isoform X6, with protein sequence MLHPATQQSPFMVDLHEQVHQGPVPLSYTVTTVTTQGFPLPTGQHIPGCSAQQLPACSVMFSGQHYPLCCLPPPQLIQACTMQQLPVPYHTYPHLISSDHYILHPPPPPAPPPQPAHMAPLGQFVSLQTQHPRMPLQRLDNDMDLRGDQHPLGSFTYSTSAAGPALSPSVPLHYLPHEPLHQELSFGVPYSHMMPRRLSTQRYRLQQPLPPPPPPPPPPSYYPSFLPYFLSMLPMSPTTMGPTISLDLDVDDVEMENYEALLNLAERLGDAKPRGLTKADIEQLPSYRFNPDSHQSEQTLCVVCFSDFEVRQLLRVLPCNHEFHAKCVDKWLKANRTCPICRADASEVPREAE encoded by the exons ATGCTGCACCCAGCCACCCAGCAGAGCCCGTTCATGGTTGATCTCCACGAGCAG GTGCACCAGGGACCTGTCCCTTTGTCCTACACAGTCACCACGGTGACCACCCAAGGCTTCCCCTTGCCTACAGGCCAACACATCCCTGGCTGCAGTGCCCAGCAGCTCCCAGCATGCTCCGTGATGTTCAGCGGGCAGCACTACCCCCTCTGCTGCCTCCCACCCCCG CAGCTGATCCAGGCATGTACCATGCAGCAGCTCCCAGTACCCTATCACACCTACCCCCACCTCATATCCAGTGACCACTACATCCTGCACCCTCCGCCGCCACCGGCCCCACCACCCCAGCCCGCCCACATGGCTCCTCTTGGACAATTTGTATCCCTGCAGACCCAGCACCCACGGATG CCCCTGCAGCGGCTTGACAATGATATGGACCTGCGGGGAGACCAACACCCTCTGGGCAGCTTCACTTACTCCACCTCTGCAGCTGGCCCAGCCTTGTCCCCGTCTGTGCCCCTGCACTACCTGCCCCATGAGCCGCTGCACCAGGAGCTGTCCTTTGGTGTG CCGTATTCCCACATGATGCCACGAAGACTGAGCACACAGAGATACCGCCTGCAACAGCCGCTgcccccaccacccccaccaccacccccgccTTCATATTACCCCAGCTTTCTGCCCTACTTCCT CTCAATGCTGCCAATGTCACCAACAACAATGGGACCCACCATCAGCCTGGATCTGGATGTGGACGACGTGGAGATGGAGAACTATGAG GCCCTCCTGAACCTGGCTGAGCGGCTGGGAGATGCCAAGCCCCGGGGCCTCACCAAAGCAGACATAGAGCAACTCCCGTCATACCGCTTTAACCCTGACAGCCATCAGTCTGAACAGACGCT GtgtgtggtctgcttcagtgacttTGAGGTGCGGCAGCTGCTCCGAGTCCTTCCCTGCAACCATGAGTTCCACGCCAAGTGTGTTGACAAGTGGTTGAAG GCTAACCGGACCTGTCCCATATGCCGGGCCGATGCCTCCGAGGTGCCCAGGGAGGCTGAGTGA
- the Rnf44 gene encoding RING finger protein 44 isoform X5 produces the protein MRPWALAVTKWPPCVPVGQWQLSTGLSITPGQLRGSLGPPTQDEHLPSQQPLPRPSHLLLEEHRASAPAGRSPRMLHPATQQSPFMVDLHEQVHQGPVPLSYTVTTVTTQGFPLPTGQHIPGCSAQQLPACSVMFSGQHYPLCCLPPPLIQACTMQQLPVPYHTYPHLISSDHYILHPPPPPAPPPQPAHMAPLGQFVSLQTQHPRMPLQRLDNDMDLRGDQHPLGSFTYSTSAAGPALSPSVPLHYLPHEPLHQELSFGVPYSHMMPRRLSTQRYRLQQPLPPPPPPPPPPSYYPSFLPYFLSMLPMSPTTMGPTISLDLDVDDVEMENYEALLNLAERLGDAKPRGLTKADIEQLPSYRFNPDSHQSEQTLCVVCFSDFEVRQLLRVLPCNHEFHAKCVDKWLKANRTCPICRADASEVPREAE, from the exons ATGAGACCATGGGCTCTCGCAGTGACTAAGTGGCCACCCTGTGTCCCCGTGGGTCAGTGGCAGTTATCGACAGGACTCAGCATCACTCCAGGCCAGCTCcggggaag CCTTGGCCCGCCTACCCAGGATGAGCACTTACCCTCCCAGCAGCCACTGCCCCGACCATCACACCTCCTTCTAGAGGAGCACCGAGCCTCAGCTCCTGCCGGCAGGAGCCCCCGAATGCTGCACCCAGCCACCCAGCAGAGCCCGTTCATGGTTGATCTCCACGAGCAG GTGCACCAGGGACCTGTCCCTTTGTCCTACACAGTCACCACGGTGACCACCCAAGGCTTCCCCTTGCCTACAGGCCAACACATCCCTGGCTGCAGTGCCCAGCAGCTCCCAGCATGCTCCGTGATGTTCAGCGGGCAGCACTACCCCCTCTGCTGCCTCCCACCCCCG CTGATCCAGGCATGTACCATGCAGCAGCTCCCAGTACCCTATCACACCTACCCCCACCTCATATCCAGTGACCACTACATCCTGCACCCTCCGCCGCCACCGGCCCCACCACCCCAGCCCGCCCACATGGCTCCTCTTGGACAATTTGTATCCCTGCAGACCCAGCACCCACGGATG CCCCTGCAGCGGCTTGACAATGATATGGACCTGCGGGGAGACCAACACCCTCTGGGCAGCTTCACTTACTCCACCTCTGCAGCTGGCCCAGCCTTGTCCCCGTCTGTGCCCCTGCACTACCTGCCCCATGAGCCGCTGCACCAGGAGCTGTCCTTTGGTGTG CCGTATTCCCACATGATGCCACGAAGACTGAGCACACAGAGATACCGCCTGCAACAGCCGCTgcccccaccacccccaccaccacccccgccTTCATATTACCCCAGCTTTCTGCCCTACTTCCT CTCAATGCTGCCAATGTCACCAACAACAATGGGACCCACCATCAGCCTGGATCTGGATGTGGACGACGTGGAGATGGAGAACTATGAG GCCCTCCTGAACCTGGCTGAGCGGCTGGGAGATGCCAAGCCCCGGGGCCTCACCAAAGCAGACATAGAGCAACTCCCGTCATACCGCTTTAACCCTGACAGCCATCAGTCTGAACAGACGCT GtgtgtggtctgcttcagtgacttTGAGGTGCGGCAGCTGCTCCGAGTCCTTCCCTGCAACCATGAGTTCCACGCCAAGTGTGTTGACAAGTGGTTGAAG GCTAACCGGACCTGTCCCATATGCCGGGCCGATGCCTCCGAGGTGCCCAGGGAGGCTGAGTGA